One segment of Danio aesculapii chromosome 3, fDanAes4.1, whole genome shotgun sequence DNA contains the following:
- the LOC130221586 gene encoding 4-galactosyl-N-acetylglucosaminide 3-alpha-L-fucosyltransferase 9-like: MLNQDTSAFHPIYLVLFISVGLNIFLVYSGHLSPYYNTLPYTTTCTTLKEKPLENSTILLIWIWPFGRKFDLNSCSEKFNIDGCHLTVDRELYDEAHGVLINHRDIKNDLSNLPTKPRPFFQKWIWMHFESPENTRRLDGLDNLFNVTLNYRRDADIVLREQFIFKSKDTEDKIFPRVLDKKDKLVCWIVSNWNERHERVAYFNELKKHIDIFALGRHFGKPLSDTQYKETLTRCKFYLSFENTNLHYDYITEKLFNPLNLGSVPVALGAPRYIYERFVPKDAFIHVKDFSSPQKLAEHLLSLDKNVDEYKKYFQWRKHFEIKLVSYPEEHACRACQYIRTKKDYQVFKNLNNWYWDAINDGT, encoded by the exons ATGttaa atCAAGACACATCAGCATTTCATCCTATATATTTGGTTCTTTTTATCTCTGTTGGATTGAACATATTTTTAGTGTATTCTGGACACTTAAGCCCTTATTATAACACATTGCCATACACCACGACTTGTACAACTTTGAAAGAGAAGCCTCTGGAAAACAGTACTATCCTGCTCATATGGATTTGGCCATTTGGAAGAAAATTTGATTTAAATTCTTGCAGTGAAAAATTTAATATAGATGGCTGTCACTTGACTGTAGATCGAGAGCTTTATGATGAGGCCCATGGAGTACTGATAAATCACAGAGACATTAAAAATGACCTGTCAAATTTACCCACAAAGCCACGACCTTTCTTCCAGAAATGGATATGGATGCACTTTGAGTCCCCAGAAAACACAAGACGACTCGACGGTCTGGATAACCTGTTTAATGTGACGCTGAATTACAGACGGGATGCTGATATTGTGCTCCgtgaacaatttatttttaaaagtaaagataCTGAGGATAAGATTTTCCCACGAGTTCTGGACAAAAAGGATAAATTAGTTTGCTGGATAGTGAGCAACTGGAATGAGAGGCATGAACGGGTAGCTTATTTTAATGAGCTAAAAAAACACATTGACATTTTTGCTCTTGGGAGACATTTTGGGAAACCATTAAGTGATACACAGTACAAGGAAACATTAACTAGATGTAAGTTCTATCTGTCATTTGAGAACACAAACCTTCACTACGACTACATCACAGAAAAGCTGTTCAATCCTCTCAATCTCGGATCAGTGCCGGTGGCTCTTGGGGCTCCAAGATACATATATGAGAGATTTGTGCCTAAAGATGCTTTCATCCACGTGAAGGATTTCTCCAGCCCTCAGAAACTGGCTGAACACCTGCTGTCACTGGACAAGAATGTTGACGAATACAAAAAGTATTTTCAGTggagaaaacactttgaaattaaACTTGTTAGCTATCCTGAAGAGCATGCCTGCCGTGCCTGTCAGTACATAAGAACAAAAAAAGACTACCAGGTTTTTAAAAACCTTAACAATTGGTACTGGGATGCCATCAATGATGGGACCTAA